One window of Equus asinus isolate D_3611 breed Donkey chromosome 7, EquAss-T2T_v2, whole genome shotgun sequence genomic DNA carries:
- the ISCA2 gene encoding iron-sulfur cluster assembly 2 homolog, mitochondrial isoform X5: MAATWRLSLTAAALRAVAPWPRGSRLLAASRGPQALREASSSSPEADEGQIHLTESCVQRLLEITEGSEFLRLEVEGGGCSGFQYKFSLDTVINPDDRQEGRGYLNRVGQEWWWTLIAWPS; this comes from the exons ATGGCGGCCACCTGGCGGTTATCCCTAACGGCCGCGGCGCTGAGAGCGGTCGCCCCCTGGCCAAGGGGCAG CAGGCTCCTCGCGGCCTCCCGCGGACCTCAGGCGCTTCGGGAAGCGTCGTCCTCCAGCCCCGAGGCGGACGAAGGGCAGATCCACCTCACCGAGAGCTGCGTCCAG AGGCTTCTGGAAATCACCGAAGGGTCAGAATTCCTCAggctggaggtggagggaggtggaTGTTCCGGATTCCAATACAAATTTTCACTGGATACAGTTATCAACCCCGACGACAGGCAAGAAGGAAGGG GGTATTTGAACAGGGTGGGGCAAGAGTGGTGGTGGACTCTGATAGCTTGGCCTTCGTGA
- the ISCA2 gene encoding iron-sulfur cluster assembly 2 homolog, mitochondrial isoform X6, which translates to MAATWRLSLTAAALRAVAPWPRGRLLAASRGPQALREASSSSPEADEGQIHLTESCVQRLLEITEGSEFLRLEVEGGGCSGFQYKFSLDTVINPDDRQEGRGYLNRVGQEWWWTLIAWPS; encoded by the exons ATGGCGGCCACCTGGCGGTTATCCCTAACGGCCGCGGCGCTGAGAGCGGTCGCCCCCTGGCCAAGGGGCAG GCTCCTCGCGGCCTCCCGCGGACCTCAGGCGCTTCGGGAAGCGTCGTCCTCCAGCCCCGAGGCGGACGAAGGGCAGATCCACCTCACCGAGAGCTGCGTCCAG AGGCTTCTGGAAATCACCGAAGGGTCAGAATTCCTCAggctggaggtggagggaggtggaTGTTCCGGATTCCAATACAAATTTTCACTGGATACAGTTATCAACCCCGACGACAGGCAAGAAGGAAGGG GGTATTTGAACAGGGTGGGGCAAGAGTGGTGGTGGACTCTGATAGCTTGGCCTTCGTGA
- the ISCA2 gene encoding iron-sulfur cluster assembly 2 homolog, mitochondrial isoform X2, whose amino-acid sequence MAATWRLSLTAAALRAVAPWPRGRLLAASRGPQALREASSSSPEADEGQIHLTESCVQRLLEITEGSEFLRLEVEGGGCSGFQYKFSLDTVINPDDRVFEQGGARVVVDSDSLAFVKGAQVDFSQELIRSSFQVLNNPQAQQGCSCGSSFSVKL is encoded by the exons ATGGCGGCCACCTGGCGGTTATCCCTAACGGCCGCGGCGCTGAGAGCGGTCGCCCCCTGGCCAAGGGGCAG GCTCCTCGCGGCCTCCCGCGGACCTCAGGCGCTTCGGGAAGCGTCGTCCTCCAGCCCCGAGGCGGACGAAGGGCAGATCCACCTCACCGAGAGCTGCGTCCAG AGGCTTCTGGAAATCACCGAAGGGTCAGAATTCCTCAggctggaggtggagggaggtggaTGTTCCGGATTCCAATACAAATTTTCACTGGATACAGTTATCAACCCCGACGACAG GGTATTTGAACAGGGTGGGGCAAGAGTGGTGGTGGACTCTGATAGCTTGGCCTTCGTGAAGGGGGCCCAGGTGGACTTCAGCCAAGAACTGATCCGAAGCTCATTTCAAGTGTTGAACAATCCTCAAGCGCAGCAAGGCTGCTCCTGTGGGTCATCCTTCTCTGTCAAACTTTGA
- the ISCA2 gene encoding iron-sulfur cluster assembly 2 homolog, mitochondrial isoform X3, which produces MAATWRLSLTAAALRAVAPWPRGSRLLAASRGPQALREASSSSPEADEGQIHLTESCVQRLLEITEGSEFLRLEVEGGGCSGFQYKFSLDTVINPDDRVFEQGGARVVVDSDSLAFVKGAQVDFSQELIRSSFQVLNNPQAQQGCSYPF; this is translated from the exons ATGGCGGCCACCTGGCGGTTATCCCTAACGGCCGCGGCGCTGAGAGCGGTCGCCCCCTGGCCAAGGGGCAG CAGGCTCCTCGCGGCCTCCCGCGGACCTCAGGCGCTTCGGGAAGCGTCGTCCTCCAGCCCCGAGGCGGACGAAGGGCAGATCCACCTCACCGAGAGCTGCGTCCAG AGGCTTCTGGAAATCACCGAAGGGTCAGAATTCCTCAggctggaggtggagggaggtggaTGTTCCGGATTCCAATACAAATTTTCACTGGATACAGTTATCAACCCCGACGACAG GGTATTTGAACAGGGTGGGGCAAGAGTGGTGGTGGACTCTGATAGCTTGGCCTTCGTGAAGGGGGCCCAGGTGGACTTCAGCCAAGAACTGATCCGAAGCTCATTTCAAGTGTTGAACAATCCTCAAGCGCAGCAAGGCTGCTCCT ACCCTTTCTGA
- the ISCA2 gene encoding iron-sulfur cluster assembly 2 homolog, mitochondrial isoform X1, with translation MAATWRLSLTAAALRAVAPWPRGSRLLAASRGPQALREASSSSPEADEGQIHLTESCVQRLLEITEGSEFLRLEVEGGGCSGFQYKFSLDTVINPDDRVFEQGGARVVVDSDSLAFVKGAQVDFSQELIRSSFQVLNNPQAQQGCSCGSSFSVKL, from the exons ATGGCGGCCACCTGGCGGTTATCCCTAACGGCCGCGGCGCTGAGAGCGGTCGCCCCCTGGCCAAGGGGCAG CAGGCTCCTCGCGGCCTCCCGCGGACCTCAGGCGCTTCGGGAAGCGTCGTCCTCCAGCCCCGAGGCGGACGAAGGGCAGATCCACCTCACCGAGAGCTGCGTCCAG AGGCTTCTGGAAATCACCGAAGGGTCAGAATTCCTCAggctggaggtggagggaggtggaTGTTCCGGATTCCAATACAAATTTTCACTGGATACAGTTATCAACCCCGACGACAG GGTATTTGAACAGGGTGGGGCAAGAGTGGTGGTGGACTCTGATAGCTTGGCCTTCGTGAAGGGGGCCCAGGTGGACTTCAGCCAAGAACTGATCCGAAGCTCATTTCAAGTGTTGAACAATCCTCAAGCGCAGCAAGGCTGCTCCTGTGGGTCATCCTTCTCTGTCAAACTTTGA
- the ISCA2 gene encoding iron-sulfur cluster assembly 2 homolog, mitochondrial isoform X4 has translation MAATWRLSLTAAALRAVAPWPRGRLLAASRGPQALREASSSSPEADEGQIHLTESCVQRLLEITEGSEFLRLEVEGGGCSGFQYKFSLDTVINPDDRVFEQGGARVVVDSDSLAFVKGAQVDFSQELIRSSFQVLNNPQAQQGCSYPF, from the exons ATGGCGGCCACCTGGCGGTTATCCCTAACGGCCGCGGCGCTGAGAGCGGTCGCCCCCTGGCCAAGGGGCAG GCTCCTCGCGGCCTCCCGCGGACCTCAGGCGCTTCGGGAAGCGTCGTCCTCCAGCCCCGAGGCGGACGAAGGGCAGATCCACCTCACCGAGAGCTGCGTCCAG AGGCTTCTGGAAATCACCGAAGGGTCAGAATTCCTCAggctggaggtggagggaggtggaTGTTCCGGATTCCAATACAAATTTTCACTGGATACAGTTATCAACCCCGACGACAG GGTATTTGAACAGGGTGGGGCAAGAGTGGTGGTGGACTCTGATAGCTTGGCCTTCGTGAAGGGGGCCCAGGTGGACTTCAGCCAAGAACTGATCCGAAGCTCATTTCAAGTGTTGAACAATCCTCAAGCGCAGCAAGGCTGCTCCT ACCCTTTCTGA